The Mytilus galloprovincialis chromosome 4, xbMytGall1.hap1.1, whole genome shotgun sequence genome contains a region encoding:
- the LOC143072720 gene encoding multiple inositol polyphosphate phosphatase 1-like isoform X2 — MLQFMFTVYTFICARHQVGKCSLSLEFNVYIQHFLEMEYIIILTVMLFSITKVIPQDNLKKPIFNAMTPYFWVKNINETIPEDRDGSLMYGGHSCQITNVHYLFRHAARYPSLPWIQKMDNISTILREDPFVVTKYPFIGNWRTPFPKSKQYQQSAVGDKEMLQLGERFGKRFRNNVRKNAGKIIFETTSKNRTKQSKSKFCLGLENVIGKQSNTTSTDDRLLRYYDYCGKYIQEIDQNNDTLTEFYKFLNGVEIKSVVNKVRQKIGTSEIEPEEVVTIQQICAFELGMFEKSNWCQFFDMEDLLIIDYLIDIR, encoded by the exons ATGTTACAGTTCATGTTTACAGTTTACACATTTATATGTGCTCGGCATCAGGTAGGTAAGTGCAGTCTTTCATTGGAATTTAATGTGTATATTCAACATTTTCTAGAAATGGAATATATCATTATTTTGACAGTTATGTTATTTTCAATTACCAAAGTGATTCCTCAAGACAATTTAAAGAAACCTATTTTTAATGCTATGACTCCGTATTTTTGggtaaaaaatatcaatgaaactATTCCGGAGGATAGAGATGGATCACTTATGTATGGAGGACATTCGTGTCAAATTACAAATGTTCATTACTTATTCAGACACGCTGCCAGATACCCATCTCTACCATGGATACAAAAAATGGATAACATCTCCACAATTCTAAGAGAGGATCCATTTGTTGTTACAAAATATCCGTTTATAGGTAACTGGAGAACCCCATTTCCAAAAAGCAAACAGTATCAACAGTCTGCCGTTGGAGATAAAGAAATGCTTCAGCTCGGGGAAAGATTCGGAAAACGATTTAGAAACAATGTACGTAAAAATGCTGGCAAGATTATATTTGAAACGACTTCGAAAAATAGGACAAAGCAAAGCAAAAGCAAGTTTTGTCTGGGTTTAGAGAATGTGATTGGTAAACAGTCAAATACAACATCTACAGACGATAGATTACTGAGGTATTACGACTACTGTGGTAAATACATACAAGAGATTGACCAAAACAATGACACTTTAACTGAATTTTACAAATTCTTAAATGGAGTTGAAATTAAATCTGTCGTCAACAAAGTAAGACAGAAAATTGGAACTTCTGAAATCGAACCAG aggAAGTTGTTACCATTCAACAAATATGTGCGTTTGAACTTGGTATGTttgaaaaatcaaattggtgCCAATTCTTTGACATGGAAGATCTACTGATCATTGACTATCTTATTGACATTCGT
- the LOC143072721 gene encoding prelamin-A/C-like → MATKTPKSSKKTIITTTTTQRTSTPSTSAASSPGRRARSPSPARISRQAEKEELSSLNDRLAAYIDRVRYLENENSRLQVAVKSTEETVTREVSSVKHLYEQELEDARKLLDDTAKEKARLQIEASKLKAETDEWRSKYYKRDKEAKDAEGQLLGLQKELADLEGKLAVSEQQRKHWEKEYNKIKGDIAMLERQLATSKKQLEEETLARVDLQNRLQTMKEELTFKSQMHEQELNETRVRTTREVEEVDSSVRMDYETKLQDALRQMRDESDEKLFVGKQEIETVYERRIDDLQSQLERTMNDSTVHNHDAYTYRRQVDELNSELARLRDQNVSLEGRVRTLEAQLMKEQDDFLERLAQKDLDMTALQENLNELTQEYSDLLEIKIKLDLEIANYRKLLEGEEDRLNISSISSLSPGTPSRGAKRKRVALSEEVTEFGETSSGLSSTSEATGNVVVSDVDADGNYIQLKNNSDEDIPIGGWQLKLKHTDDADADEVAHYKFHRTLQLKAGQTCTVWSSGTGKTHSPPSDLVMKTQKWLKSKDLMKAELINSDGDEVASRKLSKRISRTSSSFRTSYDTTDSSRGREKEGCAVM, encoded by the exons ATGGCAACCAAAACCCCTAAAAGCAGTAAGAAAACCATCATTACAACCACTACAACACAACGGACGTCAACCCCGTCCACATCTGCAGCATCTTCACCCGGCCGGCGTGCGAGGTCTCCATCACCAGCACGCATCTCCCGTCAAGCAGAAAAGGAGGAGCTCTCAAGTTTGAACGATCGGCTAGCAGCTTATATCGACAGAGTTAGATATCTAGAAAATGAGAATAGCCGCTTACAAGTTGCTGTCAAATCAACAGAAGAGACCGTCACCCGTGAAGTATCCAGTGTGAAACACTTGTACGAACAAGAGTTGGAAGATGCAAGAAAACTGCTTGATGACACTGCAAAGGAGAAAGCAAGATTGCAAATTGAGGCATCTAAACTGAAAGCTGAAACAGATGAATGGAGATCTAA ATATTATAAAAGGGACAAAGAAGCTAAGGATGCAGAAGGACAACTACTTGGTTTACAAAAGGAATTGGCAGACTTGGAAGGTAAACTGGCTGTATCTGAACAACAAAGAAAACATTGGGAAAAGGAATATAAT AAAATTAAAGGTGATATTGCAATGTTGGAAAGACAGCTTGCAACCAGTAAAAAGCAGCTGGAAGAGGAAACCTTAGCTAGGGTAGACCTACAGAACAGATTACAGACAATGAAGGAGGAACTGACCTTTAAATCACAAATGCATGAACAG GAATTGAATGAAACCAGAGTCAGGACCACCAGAGAGGTAGAAGAAGTAGATTCAAGTGTGAGAATGGACTATGAGACTAAACTTCAGGATGCATTGAGACAAATGAGAGATGAAAGTGACGAGAAACTGTTTGTTGGCAAACAAGAAATAGAGACAGTTTATGAGAGAAGG ATTGATGACCTCCAGTCCCAGTTAGAGAGGACAATGAATGACTCCACTGTTCACAACCATGATGCTTATACCTATCGTAGACAAGTGGATGAACTCAATTCAGAGCTAGCAAGACTCAGGGACCAG aaCGTTTCATTAGAAGGAAGAGTTAGAACTTTGGAAGCTCAATTAATGAAGGAACAAGATGATTTCCTAGAAAGATTAGCTCAGAAAGATTTAGATATGACTGCTTTACAAGAAAATCTAAACGAATTAACACAAGAGTACAGTGATCTGCTCGAGattaaaatcaaacttgatcTTGAAATAGCCAACTACCGAAAACTGTTGGAAGGAGAAGAAGACAG ACTCAATATTAGTAGTATTAGTTCTCTGTCTCCCGGTACTCCTAGCAGAGGTGCTAAGAGGAAGAGAGTGGCATTGTCAGAAGAAGTAACAGAGTTTGGAGAGACGTCCAGTGGATTATCTTCAACTAGTGAGGCTACCGGTAATGTGGTTGTCAGTGATGTAGATGCTGATGGAAATTATATACAGCTGAAAAACAACTCTGATGAG GATATTCCAATTGGAGGATGGCAGCTCAAGTTAAAACATACAGATGATGCAGATGCTGACGAAGTAGCTCATTACAAATTCCACCGCACATTGCAGTTAAAGGCTGGACAGACGTGTACT gtATGGAGCTCTGGTACTGGGAAGACACATAGTCCACCAAGTGATCTTGTCATGAAGACACAGAAATGGTTAAAGAGCAAGGATTTGATGAAAGCAGAATTAATCAATTCTGATGGAGAT GAGGTAGCTAGCAGAAAGTTGTCCAAGAGGATCTCTAGAACTTCTTCCTCATTCAGAACCAGTTATGACACAACTGATTCTTCTAGAGGG AGAGAAAAGGAAGGATGTGCAGTAATGTAA